A genome region from Alicyclobacillus acidocaldarius subsp. acidocaldarius DSM 446 includes the following:
- a CDS encoding aminopeptidase produces MIEQMRKYAELVVRVGVNLQPGQPLVIGFGSRQVYPDQVPFARLLAQAAYDAGASYVHIDWGDEWWLRETVKRADLAILRQCAQWQVEWVERLAEMGAAYVAMPASDPALFAGIPRDRVEQAERAVREAFRLFDNQRTSDRYRWTLASAPTQAWADAVHPELPREDRLEALWRDILQASRATGEDPIADWEQHIANLKRRAAWLNDLKIHALHYRAPGTDLTIELAEGHYFEAAGHPDVKGFRFVANIPTEEVFTAPKKTGVNGTVASTMPLNHGGSLIEGIRLRFENGRIVEYSAEKGEEALKAIIEADEGSHYLGEVALVPVDSPIAQMNRIFYNTLFDENASCHLAIGRAYPLIEGGHELAHEDWEAHGLNDSLMHVDFMIGSADLDIDAVLQDGRTVPIFRKGRWASEA; encoded by the coding sequence GTGATCGAACAAATGCGAAAATACGCTGAACTCGTCGTGCGAGTGGGGGTGAATCTGCAACCAGGGCAGCCGCTCGTCATTGGCTTCGGATCGCGCCAGGTGTATCCGGATCAGGTGCCGTTTGCAAGGCTTCTCGCGCAGGCCGCCTACGACGCGGGCGCGAGCTACGTGCACATCGACTGGGGCGACGAGTGGTGGCTGCGCGAGACGGTCAAGCGCGCGGATCTCGCCATCCTGCGCCAGTGCGCCCAGTGGCAAGTCGAATGGGTGGAGCGCCTCGCGGAGATGGGCGCCGCTTACGTCGCCATGCCGGCGAGCGATCCGGCGCTGTTTGCCGGTATCCCGCGCGATCGCGTCGAGCAGGCGGAGCGGGCGGTGCGAGAGGCGTTTCGGCTGTTCGACAACCAGCGCACGAGCGATCGCTACCGCTGGACGCTGGCCTCGGCGCCGACGCAGGCCTGGGCCGACGCGGTGCACCCGGAGCTGCCGCGCGAGGATCGGCTTGAAGCCCTCTGGCGGGATATCCTGCAGGCGTCGCGGGCGACGGGCGAAGATCCCATCGCAGACTGGGAGCAGCACATCGCGAACCTGAAGCGCCGCGCGGCATGGCTGAACGACCTCAAGATTCACGCTCTGCACTACCGGGCGCCGGGTACGGATCTCACCATTGAGCTCGCGGAGGGCCACTACTTTGAGGCGGCCGGCCATCCCGACGTCAAGGGATTTCGCTTCGTCGCCAACATCCCGACGGAAGAGGTGTTCACGGCGCCGAAGAAGACCGGCGTGAACGGCACGGTCGCGAGCACGATGCCGCTCAATCACGGCGGATCGCTCATCGAAGGCATTCGCCTGCGCTTCGAAAACGGGCGCATTGTCGAGTACAGCGCGGAGAAGGGCGAGGAAGCGCTCAAGGCTATCATCGAGGCGGACGAGGGCAGCCATTACCTCGGCGAGGTGGCGCTCGTGCCGGTGGACTCGCCCATCGCGCAGATGAATCGCATCTTCTACAACACGTTGTTCGACGAAAACGCCAGCTGCCACCTGGCCATCGGTCGCGCGTATCCCCTCATCGAGGGCGGCCACGAGCTCGCGCATGAGGACTGGGAGGCGCACGGCCTGAACGACAGCCTCATGCACGTGGACTTCATGATTGGCTCGGCCGATCTCGACATCGACGCGGTGCTTCAGGACGGCCGCACGGTGCCCATCTTCCGCAAAGGGCGCTGGGCGAGCGAGGCGTAA